The following are from one region of the Nicotiana tomentosiformis chromosome 7, ASM39032v3, whole genome shotgun sequence genome:
- the LOC138895803 gene encoding uncharacterized protein has protein sequence MAEELKKLPGRVQNIEVGKGVEGLNFEDLCIQSDVELPESYKPPTFEIFNGTGDPKVHLRTYYEKLVGVGKNEQIRMKMFMRSLTGDALSWYISQDPKKWVSWVSMASNFMDRFRFNTKNAPDTFYIQNLKKKPTETFR, from the coding sequence ATGgcggaggaactcaagaagctcCCTGGTAGAGTTCAAAATATTGAAGTCGGTAAAGGCGTTGAAGGTCTAAACTTTGAGGACCTATGTATTCAGTCGGATGTGGAATTGCCAGAGAGTTACAAACCTCCCACGTTCGAAATATTCAACGGGACTGGTGATCCGAAAGTGCATTTGAGAACATACTATGAAAAGCTTGTAGGAGTAGGCAAAAATGAACAAATTCGTATGAAGATGTTCATGCGAAGCCTCACAGGAGATgctttgtcttggtacatcagtcaagaCCCGAAGAAGTGGGTTagttgggtaagcatggcatcaaaCTTCATGGACAGATTCAGATTCAACACGAAAAATGCGCCAGACactttctacattcaaaacctcaagaagaagccaacagaaacCTTCCGCTAG